In the Arachis ipaensis cultivar K30076 chromosome B10, Araip1.1, whole genome shotgun sequence genome, one interval contains:
- the LOC107622634 gene encoding protein PIN-LIKES 3, whose protein sequence is MGFLELFSVASFPVIKVLLVTAIGLFLAVDQISILGEDSRKKVNHLVFYVFNPSLVGSSLAKTITLESFLLVWFMPINILATFILGSGLGWIVIKITRPPKHIEGLIVGCCSAGNLGNLLVIIIPATCKEKGSPFGDPDLCYQYGMAYATLSMAIGAVFLWSYVYNIIRISSSRLQKEGTNKVKASGEISHSETLNPAKDTLDDAYTILLPTPESQEKLKISMSKRIKNQVEKIVSNVNWKSMFAPSTIGAICGFMIGVIPQLRNVLIGSDAPLRVVEDSASMLGDAAIPTVTLIMGANLLRGLRGASTPLWTIVGIIVVRYIFLPLLGVVVVKGAIHLGLVQSDPLFQFVLLLQYSLPPAMNIGTMAQLFGSGESECSVIMLWTYALASIAVTLWSTFFMWLVA, encoded by the exons ATGGGGTTTCTGGAGCTCTTTAGTGTTGCTTCCTTTCCAGTGATCAAAGTCTTGCTTGTTACTGCAATTGGTTTGTTTCTTGCAGTGGATCAGATTAGTATTCTTGGAGAAGATTCAAGGAAGAAAGTCAATCAT CTTGTATTTTATGTGTTCAATCCTTCATTGGTTGGTAGCAGTTTGGCCAAAACAATTACTTTGGAGAGTTTTCTATTAGT GTGGTTCATGCCAATCAACATTCTTGCTACATTCATATTAGGATCAGGATTAGGATGGATTGTGATTAAGATCACAAGGCCTCCAAAACACATTGAAGGTCTAATAGTAGGTTGCTGTTCTGCag GAAACTTGGGAAACTTGCTGGTAATTATTATTCCAGCCACatgtaaagaaaaaggaagtCCTTTTGGAGATCCTGATCTCTGCTATCAATATGGAATGGCTTATGCTACACTTTCTATGGCG ATTGGAGCAGTTTTCTTATGGTCTTATGTTTACAACATAATAAGAATTTCATCAAGTAGACTCCAAAAAGAAGGCACCAACAAAGTGAAGGCTTCAGGGGAAATATCTCACTCAGAAACTCTTAATCCTGCAAAAGACACATTGGATGATGCATACACCATTCTGCTTCCAACCCCAGAATCTCAGGAAAAACTCAAG ATTTCAATGTCAAAAAGAATTAAGAACCAAGTGGAGAAGATTGTTAGCAATGTCAATTGGAAATCCATGTTTGCACCATCAACCATTGGAGCA ATTTGTGGCTTTATGATTGGTGTAATTCCCCAATTAAGAAATGTATTGATTGGAAGTGATGCTCCACTTCGTGTGGTTGAAGACTCTGCATCCATGTTGGG TGATGCAGCTATTCCAACCGTCACACTTATAATGGGTGCAAACCTACTCAGAG GCTTAAGGGGAGCAAGTACCCCATTATGGACGATTGTGGGAATTATTGTTGTTCGGTACATTTTTCTGCCACTTTTGGGTGTTGTGGTTGTTAAAGGAGCAATACACTTGGGTTTGGTTCAGTCTGATCCCTTATTTCAATTTGTTCTACTTCTTCAATATTCACTTCCACCAGCTATGAATATAG GAACTATGGCTCAATTGTTTGGATCAGGTGAAAGTGAATGCTCTGTAATCATGCTATGGACATATGCTTTGGCTTCAATTGCTGTAACTCTTTGGTCAACCTTCTTCATGTGGCTAGTTGCCTGA